A genomic window from Sulfurospirillum multivorans DSM 12446 includes:
- a CDS encoding acetyl-CoA carboxylase biotin carboxylase subunit — protein MKIEKILVANRGEIALRAIRTIKEMGKQAIAVYSTADKDALYLQHADASICIGGPKSSESYLSIPSIISAAEISGCDAIFPGYGFLSENQTFVEVCQHHNIKFIGPSVDSMVLMSDKSKAKDVMKKAGVPVILGSEGILESVEDAKKLAEQIGLPVIVKASAGGGGRGMRVVEKMEDLEKSFLAAESEALSAFGDGALYMEKYIKNPRHIEVQVIGDSFGNVVHIGERDCSLQRRHQKLIEESPAIALDAKTRARLHEVAVKATKYIGYENAGTFEFLLDADKNFYFMEMNTRLQVEHCVSEMVSGIDIIEWMIRVAEGEKLFDQSALSFKGHSIECRITAEDPVKFIPSPGKITKYIIPGGRNVRMDSHAYQGYIVPPNYDSMIGKLIVWGESRTRAIAKMKQALSELQIEGIKTVRDFHLNMMDNEDFIENNFDTNYLSRY, from the coding sequence ATGAAGATTGAGAAAATTCTTGTTGCTAATCGCGGCGAGATCGCCCTTCGCGCAATAAGGACCATCAAAGAGATGGGCAAGCAAGCGATTGCGGTTTATTCTACTGCGGACAAAGATGCGCTCTATCTTCAACATGCCGATGCGAGTATTTGCATTGGTGGGCCAAAATCATCGGAGAGTTATCTTAGTATTCCTTCGATCATCAGCGCGGCTGAGATCAGTGGGTGTGACGCGATCTTTCCAGGGTATGGTTTCTTAAGTGAAAATCAAACGTTTGTCGAAGTGTGCCAACATCACAACATCAAATTTATCGGTCCTTCGGTTGACTCTATGGTTTTGATGAGCGATAAATCCAAAGCCAAAGATGTGATGAAAAAAGCAGGTGTACCTGTAATTCTTGGGAGCGAAGGCATTCTTGAGAGTGTTGAAGACGCTAAAAAATTGGCTGAGCAGATCGGGCTTCCTGTTATTGTGAAAGCCAGTGCTGGCGGTGGCGGACGTGGTATGCGTGTGGTTGAGAAGATGGAAGATTTGGAAAAATCGTTTCTTGCTGCGGAGAGTGAAGCGCTCAGTGCCTTTGGTGATGGCGCGCTTTATATGGAAAAATACATCAAAAATCCTCGTCACATCGAAGTGCAAGTCATTGGCGACTCGTTTGGCAATGTCGTACACATTGGTGAGCGCGACTGTTCATTGCAACGACGTCACCAAAAATTGATCGAAGAATCTCCTGCTATTGCACTCGACGCCAAGACCAGAGCACGACTTCATGAAGTCGCGGTTAAAGCGACCAAATACATCGGCTATGAAAATGCGGGTACGTTTGAGTTTCTTTTAGATGCCGATAAAAACTTCTACTTTATGGAAATGAACACGAGACTTCAAGTGGAGCATTGTGTGAGTGAAATGGTCAGTGGCATTGACATCATCGAATGGATGATTCGCGTGGCGGAGGGTGAAAAACTCTTTGATCAAAGTGCACTTAGCTTTAAAGGTCATTCGATTGAATGTCGCATTACGGCGGAAGATCCTGTCAAATTCATTCCAAGCCCCGGTAAGATTACAAAGTACATCATCCCAGGAGGGCGCAATGTGCGTATGGATTCGCATGCGTATCAAGGCTACATCGTGCCACCCAATTATGACTCCATGATTGGAAAACTTATTGTCTGGGGCGAGAGCCGCACACGCGCTATTGCGAAGATGAAACAAGCGTTGAGTGAGTTGCAAATTGAAGGCATTAAAACGGTTCGTGATTTTCACTTAAATATGATGGACAATGAAGATTTTATCGAGAATAATTTCGATACAAACTACCTTTCACGTTATTAG
- the accB gene encoding acetyl-CoA carboxylase biotin carboxyl carrier protein, whose product MDKSEIRELIRIFDKSDITKLKIKEGDFSIELQKGFDGPVAYAAAPVMQAPSVVPASTTVAPAAHVGGEASINAAPTGLSMKSPMVGTFYKSPAPGAAPFAKVGDIIRKGQPIGIIEAMKIMNEIEAEFDCKILEILVEDGQPVEYDMPIFAVEKV is encoded by the coding sequence ATGGACAAAAGTGAGATTAGAGAGTTAATACGTATTTTTGATAAAAGCGATATTACAAAACTGAAAATCAAAGAGGGTGATTTTAGCATTGAACTTCAAAAAGGTTTTGATGGTCCTGTTGCGTATGCAGCAGCGCCTGTTATGCAAGCTCCAAGCGTTGTGCCTGCGTCTACTACTGTAGCACCTGCCGCGCACGTTGGTGGCGAAGCAAGCATTAATGCGGCACCGACTGGACTTAGTATGAAATCACCGATGGTAGGAACATTCTACAAATCTCCAGCTCCGGGTGCGGCTCCGTTTGCAAAAGTAGGCGATATTATCCGTAAAGGTCAGCCTATCGGAATTATCGAAGCGATGAAAATTATGAATGAAATCGAAGCAGAGTTTGACTGTAAAATTTTAGAAATCCTTGTTGAAGATGGTCAGCCAGTAGAATACGATATGCCAATCTTTGCGGTGGAGAAAGTGTAA
- the dcd gene encoding dCTP deaminase, whose translation MGLKADSWIREKSLKERMIEPFCEEQVGKDVVSYGVSSYGYDIRVGREFKIFTNVNSTVVDPKEFDDKNVIDFEGDICIVPPNSFALARTVEYFRIPKNVLAICLGKSTYARCGIIVNVTPFEPEFEGHITIEISNTTPLPAKIYANEGIAQVLFLEGDTACETTYKDKHGKYQGQTGITLPRILK comes from the coding sequence ATGGGTTTAAAAGCAGACAGTTGGATACGAGAAAAATCGCTCAAAGAGCGTATGATAGAGCCTTTTTGCGAAGAGCAAGTGGGCAAAGATGTCGTCAGTTATGGTGTGAGCAGTTACGGGTATGACATCCGCGTAGGACGTGAATTTAAGATCTTTACCAATGTCAATTCCACCGTGGTTGACCCCAAAGAATTTGACGATAAAAATGTCATCGATTTTGAAGGTGACATCTGTATTGTCCCCCCAAACTCGTTTGCCTTAGCACGTACGGTTGAGTACTTTAGAATCCCAAAAAACGTCCTAGCCATTTGTCTAGGAAAAAGCACCTATGCACGTTGTGGCATCATTGTGAATGTAACACCTTTTGAGCCAGAATTTGAAGGTCACATCACCATCGAAATTTCAAACACGACACCACTCCCCGCCAAAATTTATGCCAACGAAGGCATCGCGCAAGTCCTCTTTTTAGAGGGTGATACCGCGTGTGAAACCACCTATAAAGATAAGCACGGTAAGTACCAAGGGCAAACAGGCATTACCTTACCACGCATTTTAAAATAA
- a CDS encoding GNAT family N-acetyltransferase, protein MALHVKALEHTNAEEFDGFYAIYSTAFPLCEQKSRDALLAMQHASFYTIYLAYNDEKIVGFCIMYHPHDDNFCLLEYMAVDESLRGIGLGSTLLQSSIDHLFKTHGTRALLIEIDSPEKSSKEQEIREKREEFYRRLGALKIDPFDYILPSQTSELAPPMELLVYHPTLREVSKESLQTWLEKLYENVYGCSKTDPRIAHMLAHVPQILTLM, encoded by the coding sequence ATGGCTTTACATGTAAAGGCTTTAGAACACACCAATGCAGAAGAGTTTGATGGTTTTTATGCCATCTACTCTACTGCATTTCCCCTTTGTGAACAAAAATCTCGCGATGCACTTTTAGCGATGCAACACGCCTCTTTTTACACGATTTATCTTGCTTACAATGACGAAAAAATTGTTGGATTTTGCATTATGTACCATCCGCACGATGACAATTTTTGCTTGCTTGAATACATGGCGGTTGATGAGAGTCTTCGTGGTATTGGACTTGGCTCCACGCTTTTACAAAGTAGCATTGATCATCTTTTTAAAACGCATGGTACACGCGCACTTTTGATCGAAATCGACTCACCTGAAAAAAGCTCGAAAGAGCAAGAAATTCGTGAAAAACGGGAAGAATTTTACCGTCGTTTGGGTGCGTTAAAAATAGATCCATTTGATTATATCCTTCCCTCTCAAACCAGTGAACTTGCTCCTCCAATGGAGCTTTTGGTATACCATCCAACTCTGCGCGAAGTTTCGAAAGAGAGCTTGCAAACATGGCTTGAAAAACTTTATGAAAATGTGTATGGATGCTCCAAAACAGACCCACGCATTGCGCACATGTTAGCGCATGTACCACAGATTTTAACCCTTATGTAA
- a CDS encoding type II toxin-antitoxin system YafQ family toxin: protein MPTLKRHKSFLKDYAHAKLTDTQFEKLVSFLALLKEGKELPPESKDHTLKGNWKDFRECHLGGDVLLVYQKINDEIILARLATHSELFG, encoded by the coding sequence GTGCCAACGCTTAAACGGCATAAATCATTTTTAAAAGATTATGCCCATGCGAAATTAACAGACACTCAATTTGAAAAGCTCGTTTCTTTTTTAGCGCTCTTAAAAGAGGGTAAAGAACTCCCTCCAGAATCAAAAGACCATACGTTAAAAGGTAACTGGAAAGATTTTAGGGAGTGTCATCTAGGTGGCGATGTTTTATTAGTGTATCAAAAAATAAATGATGAAATCATCTTGGCAAGACTTGCAACGCATAGTGAACTTTTTGGCTAA
- a CDS encoding type II toxin-antitoxin system RelB/DinJ family antitoxin has translation MRQTTSIKLDPTVKQEAQEIFATLGLTLGEAVNLFLNQVRLRKGIPFDIEIPNAKTQKILQEIREGKNVDTFSLDELKRANA, from the coding sequence ATGAGGCAAACCACAAGCATCAAACTGGACCCCACTGTCAAACAAGAAGCGCAAGAGATTTTTGCAACACTTGGTTTAACCCTAGGCGAGGCTGTCAATCTCTTTTTAAATCAAGTCCGCCTTAGAAAAGGCATCCCTTTTGACATCGAAATACCTAATGCAAAAACACAAAAAATATTGCAAGAGATTCGAGAAGGTAAAAATGTTGACACTTTTTCACTTGATGAGTTGAAACGTGCCAACGCTTAA
- a CDS encoding class I SAM-dependent rRNA methyltransferase, which yields MNKVYVKHSVVPKIRRFTPWVYANEIDSSAEEFQSGEIVALFSKKDGFLGTAYVNPKCAIFARILSFGKEEIGKKFFHNRIKKAINKREALLAQTNAVRLIHSEADFLPGLIVDKYGDTLSLQINTAGMEVFRELILSTLKQLVNPSWIVEKSDVHSREIEGLESKNGTLFGTPTKEFTLSENGLNFLVDIEDAQKTGFYLDQRKNRAICASYIKENDTVLDICCNAGGFGIYALSKGAKNAVFVDISESAIEQTKVNLHANAMETYETYAADAFTFMKEKKYKNSFDLIVLDPPSFAKTKEQASGAKRGFKHLLMESTKAVKDGGLIALFSCSFHVGKKELLEIAMEVSHDLKVQYILLEQMQQDSDHPCLINASASFYLNGLLLRVEK from the coding sequence TTGAATAAAGTATACGTAAAACACTCCGTTGTTCCCAAAATCAGACGCTTTACCCCATGGGTGTACGCCAACGAAATCGACTCAAGCGCTGAGGAGTTTCAAAGTGGTGAGATAGTCGCACTCTTCTCCAAAAAAGACGGTTTTTTAGGAACCGCGTATGTCAATCCCAAATGTGCCATTTTCGCACGAATCTTGAGTTTTGGCAAAGAAGAGATCGGCAAAAAGTTTTTCCATAACCGCATCAAAAAAGCGATCAATAAGCGTGAAGCACTTCTAGCGCAAACCAATGCCGTGCGACTCATCCACTCCGAAGCCGATTTTTTACCAGGACTGATCGTCGACAAATACGGCGACACACTCTCCCTTCAGATCAACACCGCAGGCATGGAAGTCTTTCGCGAACTCATCCTCAGCACCCTCAAACAGCTCGTAAATCCTTCATGGATCGTCGAAAAATCAGACGTTCACTCCCGCGAAATCGAAGGTTTGGAGAGTAAAAATGGCACACTTTTTGGAACTCCCACCAAAGAATTTACACTGAGTGAAAATGGGCTCAATTTTTTAGTCGACATCGAAGATGCCCAAAAAACAGGCTTTTACCTCGATCAGCGCAAAAACAGAGCCATCTGTGCCAGTTATATCAAAGAAAACGACACGGTGCTTGACATCTGCTGTAATGCGGGTGGTTTTGGCATCTACGCACTCTCCAAAGGTGCAAAAAATGCGGTCTTTGTGGACATCTCTGAATCAGCGATAGAGCAAACCAAAGTAAACTTGCACGCCAATGCAATGGAGACGTATGAAACCTATGCAGCCGACGCGTTTACGTTTATGAAAGAGAAAAAATATAAAAATAGTTTTGATCTAATCGTCCTTGACCCACCATCCTTCGCCAAAACCAAAGAGCAAGCCAGTGGTGCCAAACGAGGTTTCAAACACCTCCTGATGGAAAGTACCAAAGCGGTCAAAGATGGCGGTTTAATCGCACTCTTTTCTTGCTCCTTTCACGTCGGCAAAAAAGAGCTTTTGGAGATCGCAATGGAAGTCTCCCACGATCTTAAAGTGCAATACATACTGCTTGAGCAAATGCAACAAGACAGCGACCATCCGTGCCTTATCAATGCCTCTGCATCGTTTTATTTGAATGGGTTGTTGTTGAGGGTGGAGAAGTAA
- a CDS encoding alpha/beta hydrolase → MKKLLFGVIGFYLVAMGYLYFTQNDQLFPAKLIEKHPKVSGENIAPLSLHVKGEAVLDGVLRSDAQSDAGLILYFGGNADDATRFVLDVKALQGYDIVAFNYRGYVESTGEPSEQAFFEDALKIYDTYAKGRKVVVIGRSLGTGVATYLASKRVVDGLVLITPYDSILSLAKLKYPFFPIDLLLKNKFESVNYLPLVKAKIAVIEVENDLLIPRYHLEKLLEAMPTKPLHVTLFNTTHESVLEYPAFTKELQTILGKIIE, encoded by the coding sequence ATGAAAAAACTCTTATTTGGGGTGATCGGATTTTATTTGGTAGCGATGGGGTATCTCTATTTTACACAGAACGATCAGCTTTTCCCCGCTAAATTGATTGAAAAGCACCCCAAAGTCAGTGGTGAAAACATTGCGCCACTCTCTTTACATGTAAAGGGTGAAGCCGTGTTAGATGGCGTGCTTCGCTCCGATGCACAAAGCGATGCAGGGTTGATTCTCTACTTTGGTGGAAATGCTGATGATGCAACACGCTTTGTTTTAGACGTAAAAGCGTTACAAGGGTATGATATAGTTGCCTTTAACTACCGAGGGTATGTTGAAAGCACAGGCGAGCCTAGCGAGCAAGCTTTTTTTGAAGATGCTTTGAAAATTTATGACACCTATGCCAAGGGTCGCAAAGTGGTTGTGATAGGGCGAAGTTTAGGCACAGGCGTTGCGACGTATCTTGCCAGCAAACGCGTTGTGGACGGCTTGGTTTTAATCACACCGTATGATTCGATCCTCTCTTTAGCCAAGCTCAAGTACCCTTTCTTCCCGATTGATCTTTTGCTCAAAAACAAATTTGAAAGTGTGAATTACCTCCCTTTAGTCAAAGCAAAAATTGCTGTCATCGAAGTTGAAAATGATCTGCTCATCCCACGATATCATCTTGAAAAACTCTTAGAAGCGATGCCAACCAAACCTTTACATGTAACGTTATTTAACACAACGCACGAGAGCGTGCTCGAATATCCTGCATTTACCAAAGAGTTACAAACTATATTAGGAAAAATCATTGAATAA
- a CDS encoding class I SAM-dependent methyltransferase, which produces MPRINNKTFYENAIKRYGCTARGLNWNSKQSQHTRFEVIHELLGEHLPSSSVIDAGCGFGDLYLFLQQKGALPRKYTGYDMLEEALFVAHKRTKQTCVHKDILNDELECADFYIASGSMNILNRFETFLFIRRCYEVSKKGFVFNLLRGEETQGHFNYFLPEEIEAHVSDFVYDVEIYEGYMDGDFTVFLKKEER; this is translated from the coding sequence ATGCCACGAATTAACAATAAAACGTTTTATGAAAATGCCATAAAGCGTTATGGCTGTACGGCACGAGGTCTTAATTGGAACTCCAAACAGTCTCAACACACCCGTTTTGAAGTGATTCATGAGCTTTTGGGAGAGCATTTGCCCTCCAGTAGCGTTATTGATGCAGGGTGTGGCTTTGGCGATTTGTATCTTTTTTTGCAGCAAAAAGGCGCATTGCCTCGAAAATACACAGGCTACGATATGCTTGAAGAAGCTCTTTTTGTGGCGCATAAACGCACAAAGCAGACGTGTGTGCATAAAGATATTTTAAACGATGAACTAGAATGCGCGGACTTTTACATCGCCAGTGGTTCGATGAATATCTTGAACCGCTTTGAGACCTTTTTGTTTATCCGCCGTTGTTACGAAGTTTCCAAAAAAGGGTTTGTCTTTAACCTCCTTAGAGGTGAAGAAACGCAGGGGCATTTTAACTACTTTTTACCTGAAGAAATCGAAGCGCACGTGAGTGATTTTGTGTACGATGTGGAAATTTACGAGGGCTATATGGATGGCGATTTTACGGTGTTTTTGAAGAAGGAAGAACGATGA
- a CDS encoding flagellin yields the protein MTISSSSNNQILNLISQNKNNTDTTLEKIGATRELSGKDSASLIISDALSSQISSLTQNVQNANETISMYQIADSSLQAISAGTDKLNELSVSYNNASLNSDQKAMIQEEFNAISSSMQDIATQSTYNGQNLLSSNYGLDVSGLSELSVDDQEGIANFRENLSTLSQTTSTQINSASSSITNSLTAITNLSSANSQISETPLDQKIASLKSDEIKLTSSVLAQVHQNSMMQQSVSTLLS from the coding sequence ATGACCATTTCAAGCAGTTCCAATAATCAAATTTTAAACTTGATTTCCCAAAATAAAAACAATACAGATACAACGTTAGAGAAAATTGGGGCAACACGAGAACTCAGTGGCAAAGACAGTGCCAGTCTTATCATCTCTGATGCGCTGAGTTCTCAAATTTCTTCATTGACTCAAAATGTTCAAAATGCCAATGAGACGATCAGCATGTACCAGATCGCAGACTCTTCATTGCAAGCGATTAGTGCAGGAACGGATAAGCTCAATGAACTCTCTGTGAGTTACAATAATGCTTCTTTAAATAGCGATCAAAAAGCGATGATTCAAGAGGAGTTTAATGCGATTAGCAGCTCTATGCAAGACATTGCGACACAGAGCACTTACAATGGACAAAATTTACTTTCCAGTAACTATGGGCTGGATGTAAGTGGGCTGAGTGAACTCTCAGTCGATGATCAAGAAGGCATCGCTAATTTTAGAGAAAATCTCAGCACTTTAAGCCAAACGACAAGCACACAGATTAATTCTGCCAGCAGTTCCATTACCAATTCACTCACGGCCATTACCAATTTAAGCAGTGCAAATTCACAGATCTCTGAAACTCCACTCGATCAAAAAATTGCCTCATTAAAAAGTGATGAGATCAAACTAACCAGCTCAGTTCTCGCACAAGTACATCAAAATAGCATGATGCAACAAAGCGTTTCGACACTTTTAAGCTAA
- the pseB gene encoding UDP-N-acetylglucosamine 4,6-dehydratase (inverting), translated as MFNGKNILITGGTGSFGKKYTEILLKNYTPNKIIIFSRDELKQYEMAQQFTNSCMRFFIGDVRDANRLKSAMYGADFVIHAAALKHVPIAEYNPMECIKTNIYGAQNVIDAALACEVQKVIALSTDKAANPINLYGATKLASDKLFVAANNIRGARQTRFSVVRYGNVLGSRGSVVPLFKRLIEEGANELPITDEHMTRFWITLEQGVNFVLKNFERMKGGEIFIPKIPSMKMSDLAHAMAPHLGIKIIGIRPGEKMHEVMVPKDDSHLTLEFHDHFVIQPTIQFSQKADFTCNALKEKGTPVELSFEYSSDTNTQWLDANSLKEMIEA; from the coding sequence GTGTTTAACGGTAAAAATATACTCATTACGGGCGGTACGGGCAGTTTTGGCAAAAAATATACGGAAATTCTTTTAAAAAATTACACACCCAACAAGATCATCATTTTCTCGCGCGACGAACTCAAACAGTACGAAATGGCACAACAATTTACCAATTCGTGCATGCGCTTTTTTATCGGCGATGTGCGAGACGCAAACCGTCTTAAAAGTGCGATGTATGGCGCGGATTTTGTAATTCACGCTGCCGCGCTCAAACATGTTCCCATCGCTGAATACAACCCAATGGAGTGCATTAAAACCAATATTTACGGTGCCCAAAATGTCATCGACGCGGCGCTTGCATGCGAAGTGCAAAAAGTGATCGCGCTCTCCACCGATAAAGCCGCCAATCCTATCAATCTTTATGGTGCTACCAAACTTGCAAGTGACAAACTTTTTGTCGCCGCCAATAACATCCGAGGAGCACGCCAAACACGTTTTTCCGTCGTACGTTATGGCAATGTTTTAGGCAGTCGTGGCTCCGTGGTGCCCCTGTTTAAACGGCTGATTGAAGAAGGAGCAAATGAGCTTCCCATCACCGATGAGCATATGACGCGTTTTTGGATTACGTTGGAGCAAGGGGTCAATTTCGTTCTGAAAAATTTTGAGCGCATGAAGGGTGGTGAGATTTTCATCCCTAAAATTCCTTCCATGAAGATGTCCGATCTTGCGCATGCTATGGCGCCGCATCTGGGTATTAAAATTATCGGAATTCGACCAGGCGAGAAGATGCACGAAGTGATGGTGCCTAAAGATGACAGTCACTTAACACTCGAATTTCACGACCATTTTGTCATTCAACCCACCATCCAATTTTCCCAAAAAGCCGACTTTACATGTAACGCACTCAAGGAGAAGGGAACGCCCGTAGAATTGAGCTTTGAGTACAGTTCAGACACCAACACACAGTGGCTGGATGCCAACAGTTTGAAGGAGATGATCGAGGCATGA
- the pseC gene encoding UDP-4-amino-4,6-dideoxy-N-acetyl-beta-L-altrosamine transaminase yields the protein MIPYSRQSIDQSDIDAVVETLKGDFLTGGKIVSDFEEALAHYLGVKHVCVMNSATSALHVAYQIIGLHEGDEIITTPLSFAATSNTAIQCGAKPIFCDIKWDGNIDERKIEALITPQTKAVSAVDFGGNPVEIQTLKNLCNTHKLFLIDDASHALGSEIDGQKVGNVADMTIFSFHAIKPITTFEGGAIATNNTEFYEKAKLLRSHGVVKKTHWNSDMIVLGENYRLSDVACALGLSQLKRLDSFIAKRADIARYYDERFQNNPYFTTIAIAPTKKSSYHLYPILLSSSLWCAKEELFESLHVKGIGVQVHYKPIYQFSYYKERFGEHRLANAEDFYRAELSIPCHQGMRMEDATLVADTLIEEIEKIKGCNR from the coding sequence ATGATTCCCTACAGCAGACAGAGCATTGATCAAAGCGATATCGACGCGGTTGTTGAGACATTAAAAGGCGATTTTCTCACGGGTGGCAAAATCGTCAGCGACTTTGAAGAGGCTTTGGCGCATTATCTTGGAGTGAAACATGTCTGCGTCATGAACTCCGCGACTTCGGCGTTACATGTCGCCTATCAGATCATCGGGCTTCACGAAGGTGATGAGATCATCACGACACCGCTAAGCTTTGCTGCGACTTCCAATACCGCGATTCAATGCGGTGCAAAACCTATTTTTTGCGACATCAAATGGGATGGAAACATCGATGAGCGCAAAATCGAAGCTCTGATCACACCTCAAACCAAAGCGGTCAGTGCGGTCGATTTTGGAGGCAATCCTGTTGAGATTCAAACACTTAAAAACCTCTGCAACACACACAAACTCTTTTTGATCGACGATGCGAGCCATGCGCTTGGAAGTGAGATCGATGGGCAAAAAGTGGGCAATGTGGCGGATATGACCATCTTTAGTTTTCACGCGATTAAGCCCATTACCACGTTTGAAGGTGGTGCCATTGCGACCAATAACACGGAATTTTACGAAAAAGCCAAACTCTTACGCAGTCATGGCGTCGTAAAAAAAACACACTGGAATTCCGATATGATCGTGCTTGGTGAGAACTACCGTTTGAGCGATGTTGCGTGTGCGTTGGGGCTTTCTCAGCTGAAGCGACTCGATAGCTTTATCGCCAAACGCGCAGACATTGCACGCTATTACGATGAACGCTTTCAAAACAATCCTTACTTTACGACGATTGCAATTGCGCCAACGAAAAAAAGCAGTTACCACCTCTACCCTATTTTGCTCTCTTCCTCCTTGTGGTGCGCAAAAGAAGAACTTTTTGAATCTTTACATGTAAAAGGCATTGGAGTGCAAGTCCACTACAAACCGATCTACCAATTTAGCTACTACAAAGAACGTTTTGGCGAACACCGTCTCGCAAATGCCGAAGATTTTTACCGTGCCGAACTCTCCATTCCGTGTCATCAAGGCATGCGCATGGAAGATGCCACATTGGTTGCCGATACGCTTATTGAGGAGATTGAAAAAATCAAAGGATGCAACAGGTGA
- the pseF gene encoding pseudaminic acid cytidylyltransferase, with the protein MQQVNIAIIPARGGSKRIPRKNIKDFCGKPLIAYSIEVALQSGLFEKIIVSTDDEEIATVAKQYGAEVPFLRPHELSDDFTGTGAVVEHALQTLHERGETYDFACAIYATAPLLEPRYLIEGFEKLRESNAVYAFSVTSMPFPIWRTFKITEAKRCEMFWKDKFSARSQDLEEAYQDAGQFYWHALHKTTHDVMFGSESIPIVLPRHLVQDIDTPEDWTRAELMYKVLHENTDKS; encoded by the coding sequence ATGCAACAGGTGAATATCGCCATCATCCCCGCACGTGGCGGAAGCAAGCGCATTCCTCGCAAGAACATTAAAGATTTTTGCGGTAAACCGCTGATCGCCTACAGTATTGAAGTGGCGCTTCAAAGTGGACTTTTTGAAAAAATTATCGTTAGTACCGATGATGAAGAGATCGCAACGGTTGCCAAACAGTATGGCGCCGAGGTTCCTTTTCTGCGACCTCATGAACTGAGTGATGACTTTACAGGCACGGGTGCGGTGGTGGAACACGCCCTTCAAACCTTGCACGAAAGAGGTGAAACGTATGATTTTGCTTGCGCGATTTACGCGACTGCCCCTCTTTTAGAGCCACGCTACCTCATCGAAGGCTTTGAAAAACTACGTGAGAGTAACGCAGTGTACGCCTTTTCCGTCACATCGATGCCTTTTCCGATTTGGCGCACGTTTAAAATTACCGAAGCAAAACGGTGCGAAATGTTCTGGAAAGACAAATTTTCTGCTCGTAGCCAAGACTTAGAGGAAGCGTACCAAGATGCAGGACAATTTTATTGGCATGCTCTTCATAAAACCACGCACGATGTGATGTTTGGAAGTGAAAGTATTCCCATCGTTCTTCCACGCCATCTCGTCCAAGACATCGACACGCCCGAAGATTGGACACGCGCCGAACTCATGTACAAAGTGCTTCATGAAAACACTGATAAGAGCTGA